The following DNA comes from Lentibacillus sp. Marseille-P4043.
CATGATTCGAAATAAACATGAGGAATTATTAAATACAGTTTTAACATTTATCCCAATTAGAAAGACAAACGGCAATGTTGAGGGCATTTACATAATTATTCGCGACAACACGAAACATAAACGTTTGCAGAACGAACTAGCATTGAATGAGCGTCATTTAACACATGCACAACAAATTGCCAATATAGGCAGCTGGGAATACGATATCACGGAAGATAAGCTGTTTTGTTCGGATTATTTTTATGACATTTTTGGATTTGATAAATCGAAGACGGTCCCAAATATGGATAAACCATTTTCGTTTGTTCATCCTGACGATAATGTGAAAGTGAGGAAAATTGTTGACGAATCCTGTCGAAAAGGAATCAGCTATGCAGTTGATTTTCGTATCTATCATGGGAAAACAAACAAATTAAAATATATTAAAGTACAAGCAGAAGCAATTTGGAAAGAAAATAAACCCTATAAGCTTGTTGGGGTGATTAAAGATTATACGATTCAAAAAAACTTGGAAAGTCAAATGGCAGAAACACAGAAAAGTTATCGGCACATTTTTGACCACTTAAATGTTGGTATTTGGCTGCGAGATCATGAATCAGGGAACATCAGCTACATTTCCAAAGGGATGGAATCTATTTTGCAGTACCCACTTGAAACGTTTTACAATAGGGATGGCTCCGCCGTTTGGAAAAAGCTGATTCACCCCGATGACCGGGAAGCAGCATTGGAAAAACAAGCGCAATTGCAACATGGGGAAACATTATTACAACAATACCGTGTTATTTGTGGTGATGGTACAACAAAGTGGGTATTTGACCAAACTGTTCCATGGTTTGATGAAAATGGAAAGCTAGTTAGCGTGTTTGGCATGTTCGCTGATATCACACCAGAAATAGAGATGCAGCAGCAACTCGACTACTTTGCAACACATGACACATTAACAGGACTACCGAACCAACGTAGCCTGTATGAGAAGCTCGACCATTTATGTGCCGAGCGAACGAATAAAAAGTTTGCCTTGTTTTACCTTGATTTAGACCGTTTCCAAATGATTAATGATTCATTGGGCTATCAAATAGGTGATGAAGTACTGAAGCAAATTGCCAATCGACTATTGTCCATATTACCGAACAATAGCTATGTAGCGCGAATCAGCAGTAACGATTTTGTCGCCTTAATAGATGATTATAATACAAAAGACGGCCTTTTCAAGCTGGCGGAAATTCTAATAGAAAAAACGATGGAGCCACTAACCGTTGAAGGCTACGGGTTACACATTACCACAAGTATCGGAATCAGCTTTTTTCCCGATGATGGTGAAACAAAACTCTCGCTAATTGAAAATGCGCATGCCGCTTTATACCATGCAAAAAATCTTGGCAAAAACAATTATCAGCTTTATTCATTTTCGCGTGATATCTCATCCTATAAAAAGTATGTCATTGAGAAAGATATGCGAAGAGCGATTGACAATGAAGAATTCGAAGTGTATTACCAACCACGTGTTGATGCAAAATCTGGTGTGATCCGGGGAGCAGAGGCATTAATTCGCTGGAATCATGAAGAGTGGGGACTTGTCTCACCAGGTGAATTTATTCCGTTGGCAGAGGAAAACCACCTTGTCCACCATATAGGGGAATTTGTTTTGAAACAAGTTTGCTCCCAATTACGTACTTGGAGAGATAACGATGTCAAACTGCGCCCTATTTCTATTAACATTTCGCCACTCAGTTTTATGCGGTCAGGGTTAGTTGCCTTTATCGAAGAACAGCTAACAACGTATGATGTACCGGCAAAGTATTTGGAAGTAGAAATTACCGAGAGCTCTTTATTGCGAAGTGAGCAGCAAGTACTTGAAACATTACAAGGCTTGAAAGATTTAGGGATCAAAATCGCCATTGATGATTTTGGTACCGGATATGCATCTTTAAATTATTTACGTCAATTTCATGCAGATACACTAAAAATTGATAAACTATTTGTAGAAAAAATTTCCGCAGATAATAATAAAAACGCCGCTATCATTTCATCCATTTTACATTTAGCAAAAGGTTTAGAGATGAAAGTAGTTGCGGAAGGTGTAGAGGAATATGAACAATTGGAATTCCTGCAACAGAAGGAATGCGAAGAAATTCAAGGCTACTTATTTTCCAAACCTGTTCCCATTGCTACATTTGAACAAATGCTGCAAACCGGCTTCATTAAACCAACAAAACAAAAACTGGTTAAACCACCAGAGGATGAGAGAAGAAGCTTCTACCGCTTTACTTTCCCTCAACATGTAGTTGGTAAAATGTCGATTACATCGGTCAACAAACGGAAAGTAAATCTCGGTTCTGCCGATGTTTTGGTTAAGGATATAGGCCTTGGCGGGATCAAAGTTCTCTCATCCTTGAATTTGCCAGTTAATTCACCAATAAAATTGCAGTTTTCCATTCGACTGCTCGGAGAAAACTTTGATTTTGATGGTACATTGGTTTGGAAAAACGAAGCAAAGGGAGATACGTTCCATTACGGGATTAATTTTGATATTCATGAAGCTAATGAGGACAGGCTTGCGGTCGTCATTAATAAAATGACCGTACTGCAAAGATTAAATCAAGAAATACCCGATACAAACTTTATTAAAGAAAGCCCTTATCTTTACTTAAAAAAGAATCATATATAATTAACACAACTTTCGCACCAATAAAATATGATCAAACAGTTAGCTGTGGCAAACTTTGAACACCTTTAATAATTGCCTTGACAACTCTGGTAAACATAAAGACTGTTAAGATTGAGGCTGCGATTACTCGCCTTATTGAAAACATTTGTTGATTTATATACAAAATGTGTAATTACTAAAAAATTGCTCCTTCGCCGTTCCGGAAATACACTTCGCTTTCCGGGGGCGGCTGCTGAGCCTCCTTGTGCTAACGCACTGCGGGGTCTCACCTAGGCCTTTCCTCCCCCAGGAGTCTCCGCGTATTTCCTCCACTGGTTTTGCATTTACTACCATTAACTGTAGTAGTATGTGTTCTACCAAGCCACATTCTACCGCTTCACTNGTGCTAACGCACTGCGGGGTCTCACCTAGGCCTTTCCTCCCCCAGGAGTCTCCGCGTATTTCCTCCACTGGTTTTGCATTTACTACCATTAACTGTAGTAGTATGTGTTCTACCAAGCCACATTCTACCGCTTCACTAGTCCGGGTGAGTGGAGGGTGGTGACTCCTGCGGGAACAATGGTTTTCGGTGGGGCGAGTTAGCGCAGCCCCAGCACGTGTCCGAAGACCCCGCAGAGTGGTTTGAAAAGGAAGGTCGACTAAAACCGTCCTTTGCGGACAACGTCGACATACCCCTCGCCGGGGCAAGGAGGCTGAGGCCGTGCCCGCGGAAAGCATCCACCCGGAACGATCCCGGACGGTAGGAAATGCGTGTACTTATAGAAAAGAGTCCAGCAGTCACAACTTGTTTAAATGTGATTAATCCAAAGTCAACTTGAGTAGTGAATATCCACCCTTCCACATTTTATCAAGGCTTATTTGTCTATTTCACGCTGCGAAAGTTGAGTAATTAACAAAAGCGTAAGCGCCTGGATTTGGCGTTTACGCTTTTGTTTTATAAACCATATATCCCGGTAGGAAGCATATCTTTTAGCACTAAATCATCAAGGCTTTTAAATTGATACCCTTGTTTTTTTAACTCCTTAATTAATTTAGCTAATGCTGCTGCATTGTCGGAAGAAACCGTGTGAAGCAATACCACAGCACCAGGATGCATCTGTTTCATAATTTGATCAAAAGCATAATCGCCGCCTTTTTGGGAGTTTGTATTCCAATCAGTGAACGCCAATGACCAGAAAGTATGAATATATCCTAGGTCATTGGCCCATTTTAATGTCTGCTCATTGAACAATCCTTTTGGTGGGCGCATATACTTTATTTCTTCTTGGTTTGTAAGATCTGCAACGGCTGTCTCCAATTCTTCCAGCTCTTTTTTCATCGCATCTTTCGTTAAGATAGTGAAATCTGGATGATGATAAGAATGGTTGCCAATAATATGACCCTCATTCGCCATTCGCTTCACAAGTTCAGGTTCACTTTTTACATAATGACCGGTCACGAAG
Coding sequences within:
- a CDS encoding GGDEF domain-containing phosphodiesterase, which encodes MAKVPQKRNSNFLRSIFKQNNIKTENTSPIENDILLDYYQSLASYHPDLIVVLSLDGKIISQNRKSLNEFLGYHSKDDVNYKDLIPKESHPIVQSAFYATLKGKPQRYEVMIRNKHEELLNTVLTFIPIRKTNGNVEGIYIIIRDNTKHKRLQNELALNERHLTHAQQIANIGSWEYDITEDKLFCSDYFYDIFGFDKSKTVPNMDKPFSFVHPDDNVKVRKIVDESCRKGISYAVDFRIYHGKTNKLKYIKVQAEAIWKENKPYKLVGVIKDYTIQKNLESQMAETQKSYRHIFDHLNVGIWLRDHESGNISYISKGMESILQYPLETFYNRDGSAVWKKLIHPDDREAALEKQAQLQHGETLLQQYRVICGDGTTKWVFDQTVPWFDENGKLVSVFGMFADITPEIEMQQQLDYFATHDTLTGLPNQRSLYEKLDHLCAERTNKKFALFYLDLDRFQMINDSLGYQIGDEVLKQIANRLLSILPNNSYVARISSNDFVALIDDYNTKDGLFKLAEILIEKTMEPLTVEGYGLHITTSIGISFFPDDGETKLSLIENAHAALYHAKNLGKNNYQLYSFSRDISSYKKYVIEKDMRRAIDNEEFEVYYQPRVDAKSGVIRGAEALIRWNHEEWGLVSPGEFIPLAEENHLVHHIGEFVLKQVCSQLRTWRDNDVKLRPISINISPLSFMRSGLVAFIEEQLTTYDVPAKYLEVEITESSLLRSEQQVLETLQGLKDLGIKIAIDDFGTGYASLNYLRQFHADTLKIDKLFVEKISADNNKNAAIISSILHLAKGLEMKVVAEGVEEYEQLEFLQQKECEEIQGYLFSKPVPIATFEQMLQTGFIKPTKQKLVKPPEDERRSFYRFTFPQHVVGKMSITSVNKRKVNLGSADVLVKDIGLGGIKVLSSLNLPVNSPIKLQFSIRLLGENFDFDGTLVWKNEAKGDTFHYGINFDIHEANEDRLAVVINKMTVLQRLNQEIPDTNFIKESPYLYLKKNHI
- the pdaA gene encoding delta-lactam-biosynthetic de-N-acetylase encodes the protein MRKIHYLVSVVALFLLVFSQMSFVVQASSYGWGYKKNSDHQIPDIGKYRDMLDKYGAYYADYSGDKVVYLTFDNGYEQGYTDDILDVLKDEAVPATFFVTGHYVKSEPELVKRMANEGHIIGNHSYHHPDFTILTKDAMKKELEELETAVADLTNQEEIKYMRPPKGLFNEQTLKWANDLGYIHTFWSLAFTDWNTNSQKGGDYAFDQIMKQMHPGAVVLLHTVSSDNAAALAKLIKELKKQGYQFKSLDDLVLKDMLPTGIYGL